Proteins from one Streptomyces sp. NBC_00289 genomic window:
- a CDS encoding zinc-binding dehydrogenase, with protein sequence MRAAVMYGAGDVRMENRPDPKIQQPTDAVVRTVLSCVCGSDLWPYGSMPAVDTGRPMGHEFLGVVEETGSGVSGVRTGDLVVAPFTYCDNTCDYCARGLHISCRHGGRYGFDGVDGGQGEAVRVPQADGTLVKLPVGADSPLLPSLLTLSDVMGTGHHGAVTAGVGRGDSVLVIGDGAVGLCAVIAARRLGAERIVLMGRHTARTDLGRDFGATDVVAERGEEGVARVRELTRGDGVDKVIEAVGTRQTLVTALAAVVDGGVVSRLGVPQYEEGPVGPSMIMRNITLTGGASPARAYIEELMPDVLGGTIEPGRVFDRAFSPDEIPDAYRAMADRRVLKALVTF encoded by the coding sequence ATGCGCGCAGCAGTGATGTACGGCGCCGGCGACGTCCGGATGGAGAACCGGCCCGACCCGAAGATCCAGCAGCCCACCGACGCCGTCGTCCGCACCGTGCTGTCGTGCGTGTGCGGCAGCGACCTGTGGCCGTACGGGTCCATGCCCGCCGTCGACACCGGCCGGCCGATGGGACACGAGTTCCTCGGCGTGGTCGAGGAGACCGGTTCCGGCGTCAGCGGCGTCAGGACCGGGGACCTGGTCGTCGCCCCGTTCACGTACTGCGACAACACCTGCGACTACTGCGCCAGGGGCCTGCACATCTCGTGCCGGCACGGTGGCCGGTACGGCTTCGACGGCGTGGACGGCGGCCAGGGCGAGGCGGTGCGCGTCCCCCAGGCCGACGGCACCCTGGTGAAGCTGCCGGTCGGCGCGGACTCGCCGCTGCTGCCCTCGCTGCTGACCCTGTCGGACGTGATGGGCACGGGCCACCACGGCGCCGTCACCGCCGGTGTCGGCCGCGGTGACTCGGTGCTGGTGATCGGGGACGGCGCGGTCGGCCTGTGCGCGGTGATCGCAGCCAGGCGACTGGGTGCGGAACGGATCGTCCTGATGGGCCGGCACACCGCGCGTACCGACCTCGGCCGCGACTTCGGCGCCACCGACGTGGTCGCCGAGCGCGGTGAGGAAGGCGTCGCCCGCGTGCGCGAGCTGACCCGAGGCGACGGCGTCGACAAGGTGATCGAGGCCGTCGGCACCCGCCAGACGCTGGTGACCGCCCTGGCAGCGGTCGTCGACGGCGGTGTCGTCAGCCGGCTGGGCGTCCCGCAGTACGAGGAGGGCCCCGTCGGCCCGTCCATGATCATGCGGAACATCACGCTCACCGGCGGCGCCAGTCCGGCCCGTGCCTACATCGAGGAGCTGATGCCGGACGTCCTGGGCGGCACCATCGAACCGGGCCGCGTCTTCGACCGGGCCTTCTCCCCCGACGAGATCCCGGACGCCTACCGGGCCATGGCCGACCGCCGCGTACTGAAGGCCCTCGTCACCTTCTGA
- a CDS encoding APC family permease has product MSKLTDVPKRILIGRALRSDRLGETLLPKRIALPVFASDPLSSVAYAPGEVLLVLSIAGVSAYHFSPWIALAVVVLMFTVVASYRQNVHAYPSGGGDYEVATTNLGPRAGLTVASALLVDYVLTVAVSIASGIENLGSAIPFVVEHKVPCAIAVIVLLTLMNLRGVKESGSLFAIPTYVFVAGVFIMIAWGAFRGLVLGDTMHAPTASYEIKAEHEGLAGFALVFLMLRAFSSGCAALTGVEAISNGVPAFRKPKSKNAATTLAAMGLLAVTMFCGIIALAMTTKVRMAENPAADLLHNGVAVGSGYVQNPVISQVAEAVFGKDSFLFIVLAAATALVLFLAANTAYNGFPLLGSILAQDRYLPRQLHTRGDRLAFSNGIVLLAGAAGLLVWIYGADSTRLIQLYIVGVFVSFTLSQTGMVRHWNRHLAAEKDQAKRRHMIRSRAINTFGAFFTGLVLVVVLLTKFTHGAWVALLGMCIFYATMTAIRKHYDRVAEELVAPEGPSDDTLRPSRVHSVVLISKIHRPALRALAYAKLMRSDSLEALSVNVDPAETKALRAEWERRGITVPLKVLDSPYREITRPIIEYVKGLRKESPRDVVSVIIPEYVVGHWYEHLLHNQSALRLKGRLLFTPGVMVTSVPYQLQSSEVARKRARKRQEWNAPGAVRRGPAQERPKESSPSSKS; this is encoded by the coding sequence GTGTCCAAACTGACCGACGTGCCCAAACGGATTCTGATCGGGCGCGCACTGCGCAGTGATCGGCTCGGGGAAACGCTCCTGCCGAAGCGCATCGCACTCCCCGTCTTCGCCTCCGACCCGCTGTCCTCCGTGGCGTACGCGCCCGGCGAGGTGCTGCTGGTCCTGTCCATCGCGGGTGTGTCGGCCTACCACTTCAGCCCGTGGATCGCCCTCGCGGTCGTCGTGCTGATGTTCACGGTGGTCGCCTCGTACCGCCAGAACGTCCACGCCTACCCGAGCGGTGGCGGCGACTACGAGGTGGCGACGACCAACCTCGGCCCCCGGGCGGGCCTCACGGTCGCCAGCGCCCTGCTCGTCGACTACGTCCTCACCGTCGCCGTCTCCATCGCCTCCGGCATCGAGAACCTCGGCTCCGCGATCCCCTTCGTGGTCGAGCACAAGGTGCCGTGCGCTATCGCGGTGATCGTGCTGCTCACGCTGATGAACCTGCGCGGGGTCAAGGAGTCGGGCTCACTGTTCGCGATTCCGACGTACGTCTTCGTCGCCGGCGTCTTCATCATGATCGCGTGGGGCGCGTTCCGCGGGCTCGTCCTCGGCGACACCATGCATGCGCCGACCGCGTCGTACGAGATCAAGGCCGAACACGAGGGCCTCGCCGGTTTCGCCCTGGTCTTCCTGATGCTGCGTGCCTTCTCCTCCGGCTGTGCCGCGCTCACCGGGGTCGAGGCGATCTCCAACGGCGTCCCGGCCTTCCGCAAGCCCAAGTCGAAGAACGCGGCGACCACGCTCGCGGCGATGGGCCTGCTCGCCGTCACCATGTTCTGCGGCATCATCGCGCTGGCCATGACGACCAAGGTCCGGATGGCCGAGAACCCCGCCGCCGACCTGCTGCACAACGGCGTCGCGGTCGGCTCCGGCTACGTCCAGAACCCGGTGATCTCCCAGGTCGCGGAAGCCGTCTTCGGCAAGGACAGCTTCCTGTTCATCGTCCTCGCCGCGGCCACGGCGCTGGTGCTGTTCCTGGCCGCCAACACCGCGTACAACGGCTTCCCGCTGCTCGGCTCGATCCTCGCCCAGGACCGCTACCTCCCGCGCCAGCTGCACACCCGCGGCGACCGTCTCGCCTTCTCCAACGGCATCGTGCTGCTCGCCGGCGCGGCCGGACTCCTGGTGTGGATCTACGGCGCCGACTCGACCCGGCTGATCCAGCTCTACATCGTCGGCGTGTTCGTGTCCTTCACGCTCAGCCAGACCGGCATGGTCCGCCACTGGAACCGCCACCTGGCGGCCGAGAAGGACCAGGCCAAGCGCCGCCACATGATCCGCTCCCGCGCGATCAACACCTTCGGCGCCTTCTTCACCGGCCTGGTGCTGGTCGTCGTCCTGCTCACCAAGTTCACCCATGGCGCCTGGGTGGCGCTGCTTGGCATGTGCATCTTCTACGCGACGATGACGGCGATCCGTAAGCACTACGACCGGGTGGCCGAGGAACTCGTCGCTCCGGAGGGCCCGAGCGACGACACCCTCCGGCCGTCCCGCGTCCACTCGGTCGTCCTGATCTCCAAGATCCACCGCCCGGCGCTGCGCGCCCTCGCCTACGCCAAGCTGATGCGCTCCGACTCGCTGGAAGCGCTCAGCGTCAACGTCGACCCGGCGGAGACCAAGGCACTGCGCGCGGAGTGGGAGCGGCGGGGAATCACCGTGCCGCTGAAGGTCCTCGACTCGCCGTACCGCGAGATCACGCGGCCGATCATCGAGTACGTCAAGGGGCTGCGCAAGGAGTCGCCGCGTGACGTGGTGTCCGTGATCATCCCCGAGTACGTGGTCGGCCACTGGTACGAGCATCTGCTGCACAACCAGAGCGCGTTGCGGCTCAAGGGACGGCTGCTGTTCACGCCGGGGGTCATGGTGACCTCGGTGCCCTACCAGCTGCAGTCCTCCGAGGTGGCCCGGAAGCGCGCCCGCAAGCGGCAGGAGTGGAACGCGCCGGGCGCGGTGCGGCGCGGACCCGCCCAGGAGCGGCCGAAGGAGTCCTCGCCCAGCTCGAAGAGCTGA
- a CDS encoding aldo/keto reductase: MQTVTLNNGVEMPVLGFGVYQIPPEQTEQAVVDALAAGYRLLDTAAAYGNEEAVGRAIRSSGIPREELFVTTKLWVQDAPAEENTKRAFDTSLRKLGLDHLDLYLMHQPFGDVYGQWRAMEALHREGRVKAIGVANFHPDRLVDLLANNEITPAVNQIETHPFFQRTADQELMRKHGVQIQSWGGFAEGRNNLFTHPLLSEIGERHGKSVAQVVLRWLVQRDVVTIPKSVRAERMAENIDVFDFELTDEQMASIATLDTGTSLFFDHRDPEMVSRLGTHRLTD, translated from the coding sequence ATGCAGACCGTCACCCTCAACAACGGCGTCGAGATGCCCGTCCTCGGCTTCGGCGTCTACCAGATCCCGCCGGAGCAGACCGAGCAGGCCGTCGTCGACGCCCTCGCCGCCGGCTACCGGCTGCTCGACACCGCCGCCGCCTACGGCAACGAGGAGGCCGTCGGCCGCGCCATCAGGAGCAGCGGCATCCCGCGCGAGGAGCTGTTCGTCACCACCAAGCTGTGGGTCCAGGACGCGCCCGCCGAGGAGAACACCAAGCGGGCGTTCGACACCTCGCTGCGCAAACTCGGCCTGGACCACCTCGACCTGTACCTGATGCACCAGCCCTTCGGCGACGTCTACGGGCAGTGGCGTGCCATGGAAGCCCTTCACCGCGAGGGCCGCGTCAAGGCGATCGGCGTCGCCAACTTCCACCCCGACCGGCTCGTCGACCTCCTCGCCAACAACGAGATCACGCCCGCAGTCAACCAGATCGAGACCCACCCGTTCTTCCAGCGCACCGCCGACCAGGAACTGATGCGTAAGCACGGGGTGCAGATCCAGTCCTGGGGCGGGTTCGCCGAAGGCAGGAACAACCTGTTCACCCACCCGCTCCTGAGCGAGATCGGTGAGCGGCACGGCAAGTCCGTGGCACAGGTCGTCCTGCGCTGGCTCGTCCAGCGCGACGTCGTCACGATCCCGAAGTCGGTCCGCGCCGAGCGCATGGCGGAGAACATCGACGTCTTCGACTTCGAGCTGACCGACGAACAGATGGCGTCCATCGCCACCCTGGACACCGGCACGTCCCTCTTCTTCGACCACCGCGACCCCGAGATGGTCAGCCGCCTCGGCACCCACCGCCTGACCGACTGA
- a CDS encoding TrkA family potassium uptake protein, whose translation MHIVIMGCGRVGSALAQTLEQQGHTVAVVDHDPTAFRRLGSGFGGRRVTGVGFDQDTLREAGIEEAGAFAAVSSGDNSNIIAARVAREMFGIENVAARIYDPRRAEVYQRLGIPTVATVRWTADQMLRRLLPSGAEPEWRDPTGGVQLAEVHTSAAWVGHRISRLQEETGVRVAFLTRLGEAILPSSQTVLQEGDLVHVMMRTDEVDKVEAAFAQGPEEESGH comes from the coding sequence GTGCACATCGTCATCATGGGCTGCGGAAGAGTGGGTTCCGCTCTAGCCCAGACCCTGGAGCAACAGGGGCACACGGTCGCCGTGGTCGACCACGACCCCACCGCCTTCCGACGACTCGGCTCCGGGTTCGGGGGCCGCCGCGTCACCGGCGTCGGCTTCGACCAGGACACCCTGCGCGAAGCGGGCATCGAGGAGGCCGGCGCCTTCGCCGCCGTGTCCAGCGGTGACAACTCGAACATCATCGCCGCGCGCGTGGCCCGCGAGATGTTCGGCATCGAGAACGTCGCGGCCCGGATCTACGACCCCCGGCGGGCCGAGGTCTACCAGCGCCTGGGCATCCCCACCGTGGCCACCGTCCGCTGGACGGCCGACCAGATGCTCCGCCGGCTGCTGCCCTCGGGTGCCGAGCCGGAGTGGCGCGATCCCACCGGCGGTGTGCAGCTCGCCGAGGTGCACACCTCCGCGGCCTGGGTCGGGCACAGGATCAGCAGGCTGCAGGAGGAGACGGGCGTCCGGGTGGCGTTCCTGACCCGGCTCGGCGAGGCCATCCTGCCCAGCTCGCAGACCGTGCTGCAGGAGGGTGACCTGGTGCACGTGATGATGCGCACCGACGAGGTCGACAAGGTCGAGGCGGCGTTCGCCCAGGGTCCCGAAGAGGAGAGCGGTCACTGA
- a CDS encoding TrkA family potassium uptake protein: protein MRVAIAGAGAVGRSIAGELLENGHEVLLIDKAPTAISVERVPQAEWLLADACEITSLDEAALQRCNVVIAATGDDKVNLVVSLLAKTEYGVPRVVARVNNPKNEWLFNEAWGVDVAVSTPRLMSALVEEAVSVGDLVRLLRFSHGDANLVELTLPEESALAGTQVGDVEWPEDTSLVTIIRGTRVLTPSREDSLEAGDELLFVAAQAREEQLEDLLSVRRQDTAG, encoded by the coding sequence ATGAGGGTCGCCATTGCCGGTGCCGGTGCGGTCGGCCGCTCGATCGCGGGCGAACTGCTGGAGAACGGCCACGAGGTCCTTCTCATCGACAAGGCGCCGACCGCCATCTCGGTCGAACGCGTCCCGCAGGCCGAGTGGCTGCTCGCCGACGCCTGCGAGATCACCTCCCTCGACGAGGCCGCGCTCCAGCGCTGCAACGTCGTGATCGCCGCGACCGGCGACGACAAGGTCAACCTGGTCGTCTCCCTGCTGGCGAAGACGGAGTACGGCGTCCCGCGCGTCGTCGCCCGCGTCAACAACCCGAAGAACGAGTGGCTGTTCAACGAGGCCTGGGGCGTGGACGTCGCCGTCTCCACCCCGCGTCTGATGTCGGCCCTGGTCGAGGAGGCGGTCAGCGTCGGCGACCTGGTCCGCCTGCTGCGCTTCAGCCACGGTGACGCCAACCTGGTCGAGCTGACCCTGCCCGAGGAGTCGGCCCTGGCCGGCACCCAGGTCGGCGACGTCGAGTGGCCGGAGGACACCTCGCTGGTCACCATCATCCGCGGCACCCGCGTGCTCACCCCGTCCCGGGAGGACTCCCTGGAGGCCGGGGACGAGCTGCTGTTCGTGGCCGCGCAGGCCCGCGAGGAGCAACTGGAGGACCTGCTGTCGGTACGCCGGCAGGACACGGCGGGCTGA
- a CDS encoding OB-fold nucleic acid binding domain-containing protein gives MSAVPRSEKPVGRFRRMLDRLSSSQEDLESEELREDAETAGCTRIGDCHDRQVVTVTGTLRTVTLRPRAGVPALEAELFDGSAALDVVWLGRRSIVGIEPGRKLIASGRISMSRGRRVLFNPKYELRPLGRE, from the coding sequence ATGAGTGCTGTTCCGCGTTCCGAGAAGCCGGTGGGCCGGTTCCGGCGCATGCTCGACCGGCTCTCCTCGTCGCAGGAGGACCTGGAGTCCGAAGAGCTGCGCGAGGACGCCGAGACCGCGGGCTGCACACGCATCGGCGACTGTCATGACCGCCAGGTCGTGACGGTTACTGGTACCTTGCGCACGGTCACCCTGCGGCCGCGTGCCGGAGTCCCGGCCCTGGAGGCCGAGCTGTTCGACGGCTCCGCCGCCCTGGACGTGGTGTGGCTCGGCAGACGCTCCATCGTGGGCATAGAGCCCGGGCGCAAGCTGATCGCATCGGGCCGGATCTCGATGAGCCGCGGCCGCCGTGTGCTGTTCAACCCGAAATACGAACTGAGACCCCTCGGACGGGAGTAG
- a CDS encoding class I SAM-dependent RNA methyltransferase, translated as MQAEPKNSLVGPTEGRAETPPVESPATSLVGEEYEVEIGPVAHGGHCIARTSEGQVLFVRHALPGERVVARVTEGEEGARFLRADAVEILDASKDRIPAPCPYAGPGRCGGCDWQHAKPGAQRRLKGEVVAEQLRRLAGLTPEEAGWDGTVLPAEGDKLPAGQVPQWRTRVQYAVDADGNAGLRRHRSHEVEPIEHCMIAAPGVSELGIEDRDWSGMESVDAIAATGSQDRMVILEPRPGARLPLVELDRPVSVMRVEEHDGGIHRVHGRAFVRERADGRTHRVGSGGFWQVHPQAADTLVKAVMQGLLPRKGDMALDLYCGVGLFAGALADRLGDKGAVLGIESGKRAVEDARHNLAAFDRVRIEQGKVEAVLPRTGITEVDLIVLDPPRSGAGKKTVEHLSSLGARKIAYVACDPAALARDLGYFRDGGYRVRTLRAFDLFPMTHHVECVAVLEPVAKGA; from the coding sequence ATGCAGGCAGAACCGAAGAACTCGCTGGTGGGACCGACGGAGGGACGGGCGGAGACTCCACCGGTGGAATCACCGGCGACATCGCTGGTGGGGGAGGAGTACGAGGTCGAGATCGGCCCGGTCGCCCACGGCGGACACTGCATCGCCCGTACGTCCGAGGGGCAGGTCCTCTTCGTCCGGCACGCGCTGCCCGGTGAGCGGGTCGTCGCCCGTGTCACCGAGGGTGAGGAGGGGGCGCGGTTCCTGCGGGCGGACGCCGTCGAGATCCTGGACGCCTCGAAGGACCGCATCCCCGCTCCCTGTCCGTACGCCGGCCCCGGCCGCTGCGGAGGCTGCGACTGGCAGCACGCCAAGCCGGGCGCCCAGCGCCGGCTCAAGGGCGAGGTCGTCGCCGAGCAGCTTCGGCGGCTCGCGGGCCTCACCCCCGAGGAGGCCGGCTGGGACGGCACGGTGCTCCCGGCCGAGGGCGACAAACTGCCGGCCGGCCAGGTGCCCCAGTGGCGGACCCGCGTGCAGTACGCGGTGGACGCGGACGGCAACGCCGGACTGCGCCGCCACCGCTCGCACGAGGTCGAGCCGATCGAGCACTGCATGATCGCGGCGCCCGGCGTCAGCGAGCTGGGCATCGAGGACCGCGACTGGTCCGGGATGGAGTCCGTCGACGCGATCGCCGCGACCGGCTCCCAGGACCGCATGGTGATCCTGGAGCCCCGCCCCGGCGCCCGCCTGCCCCTGGTGGAGCTCGACAGGCCCGTCTCCGTCATGCGTGTCGAGGAGCACGACGGCGGCATCCACCGCGTCCACGGCCGTGCGTTCGTCCGCGAGCGCGCCGACGGCCGCACCCACCGCGTCGGCAGCGGCGGCTTCTGGCAGGTCCACCCGCAGGCGGCCGACACCCTCGTCAAGGCCGTCATGCAGGGCCTGCTGCCGCGCAAGGGCGACATGGCACTCGACCTGTACTGCGGCGTCGGCCTCTTCGCCGGCGCCCTCGCCGACCGCCTCGGCGACAAGGGCGCGGTCCTCGGCATCGAGTCCGGCAAGCGCGCGGTGGAGGACGCCCGGCACAACCTCGCCGCCTTCGACCGGGTACGGATCGAGCAGGGCAAGGTCGAGGCCGTACTCCCGCGCACCGGGATCACCGAGGTCGACCTGATCGTCCTCGACCCGCCCCGGTCGGGCGCGGGCAAGAAGACGGTCGAGCACCTGTCGTCGCTGGGCGCCCGGAAGATCGCGTACGTCGCGTGCGATCCGGCCGCGCTGGCGCGGGACCTGGGGTACTTCCGGGACGGGGGGTACCGGGTGCGGACGTTGCGGGCGTTCGATCTGTTTCCGATGACGCATCATGTCGAGTGCGTGGCGGTGCTGGAGCCGGTCGCAAAGGGTGCCTGA
- a CDS encoding response regulator produces MTRVLVIDDEPQIVRALVINLKARRYEVDAAHDGATALRLAAARHPDVVVLDLGLPDMDGVEVIRGLRGWTRVPILVLSARHTSDEKVEALDAGADDYVTKPFGMDELLARLRAAVRRAEPTGGGEEDVLVETEGFTVDLAAKKVNRDGRDVRLTPTEWHLLEVLVRNAGRLVGQKQLLQEVWGPSYGTETNYLRVYMAQLRRKLEADPSHPKHFITEPGMGYRFEK; encoded by the coding sequence ATGACGCGGGTGCTCGTGATCGACGACGAGCCGCAGATCGTGCGTGCCCTCGTGATCAACCTCAAGGCCCGCAGGTACGAGGTCGACGCGGCCCACGACGGTGCCACCGCCCTCCGGCTCGCCGCCGCCCGCCACCCCGACGTGGTCGTCCTCGACCTCGGACTGCCCGACATGGACGGCGTGGAGGTGATCAGGGGCCTGCGCGGCTGGACCCGGGTGCCGATTCTGGTGCTGTCCGCCCGGCACACCTCCGACGAGAAGGTCGAGGCGCTGGACGCCGGCGCAGACGACTACGTGACCAAGCCCTTCGGCATGGACGAACTGCTGGCCCGGCTGCGGGCCGCCGTCCGTCGGGCCGAACCCACCGGGGGTGGCGAGGAGGACGTGCTGGTGGAAACGGAGGGCTTCACCGTCGACCTGGCCGCGAAGAAGGTCAACCGGGACGGGAGGGACGTCCGGCTGACCCCGACCGAGTGGCACCTGCTGGAGGTGCTGGTGCGCAACGCCGGCCGCCTGGTCGGCCAGAAGCAGCTGTTGCAGGAGGTGTGGGGTCCGTCGTACGGGACGGAGACGAACTACCTGCGCGTCTACATGGCCCAGCTGCGGCGCAAGCTCGAGGCGGACCCCTCGCATCCGAAGCACTTCATCACGGAGCCGGGCATGGGGTACCGGTTCGAGAAGTGA
- a CDS encoding DUF3159 domain-containing protein, producing the protein MTSLDKPTEDTEDARQRDARAVTEAALFEAFGGVRGMVETVLPGLLFVTIFTINKDLHWSAIAALAVSLALVVVRLVKKDTVKHAFSGVFGVAFGVVFAMMTGNAKDFYLPGMLYTLGLALAYIVTTLCGVPLIGVILGPVFKENLSWRKRNPGRKKAYAKASWAWGLILLAKCAILFPLYWWANTAQLGWVLIALKIPPFLLAVWLTWVFLAKAPAPIDVFAEMEAKEKAERERKIAGEEPETAGGRHRRDG; encoded by the coding sequence GTGACGTCGCTCGACAAGCCGACCGAAGACACCGAAGACGCCCGGCAGCGAGACGCCCGGGCGGTCACCGAGGCCGCGCTGTTCGAGGCGTTCGGCGGCGTGCGGGGCATGGTCGAGACGGTCCTGCCGGGGCTGCTCTTCGTCACCATCTTCACGATCAACAAGGACCTGCACTGGTCGGCCATCGCCGCGCTGGCCGTGTCGCTCGCCCTGGTCGTGGTCCGGCTGGTCAAGAAGGACACCGTCAAGCACGCCTTCAGCGGTGTCTTCGGTGTCGCCTTCGGTGTCGTCTTCGCGATGATGACCGGCAACGCCAAGGACTTCTACCTGCCCGGCATGCTCTACACGCTGGGCCTGGCGCTGGCGTACATCGTCACGACCCTGTGCGGGGTCCCGCTGATCGGAGTGATCCTCGGCCCCGTCTTCAAGGAGAACCTCTCCTGGCGCAAGCGGAACCCGGGTCGCAAGAAGGCGTACGCGAAGGCCAGTTGGGCGTGGGGTCTGATCCTGCTCGCCAAGTGCGCGATCCTCTTCCCGCTGTACTGGTGGGCGAACACCGCTCAGCTGGGCTGGGTCCTGATCGCCCTGAAGATCCCGCCCTTCCTGCTCGCGGTCTGGCTCACCTGGGTGTTCCTGGCGAAGGCGCCCGCTCCCATCGACGTCTTCGCCGAGATGGAGGCGAAGGAGAAGGCCGAGCGGGAGCGGAAGATCGCCGGCGAGGAGCCCGAGACGGCGGGCGGGCGGCACCGGCGGGACGGGTAG